A portion of the Microlunatus phosphovorus NM-1 genome contains these proteins:
- a CDS encoding DNA gyrase/topoisomerase IV subunit B encodes MPNTKPAPSDQPGRESRDYEARHLLVLEGLEAVRKRPAMYIGSTDTRGLMHCLWEIIDNAVDEALGGFGREIKITLARDGSISVHDQARGIPVDVEPRTGLSGVEVVFTKLHAGGKFGGGSYNATGGLHGVGSSVVNALSSRLDVEVDRGGTTWGMSFRRGTPGIFDGDGPTAKFTPGSGLRKVGRTKRGVTGTRVRYWPDRQIFLKDAQLSLDDLYNRARQTSFLVPGLALQVDDERSAEVTTERFLHEGGIAEFCEFLAPDEAVTEVVRLQGQDRFTETVPMLDDAGHMTPTDVERDLDIDIAVRWGTGYETTTRSYVNIIATPKGGTHVAGFERALTRSFSNALEGTRLLKSGEEIVKDDVLEGMTSVVTVRLAEPQFEGQTKEVLGTPPVAGLVAKAVNRELTAFLTSTKGATKAQARAAMEKVVGASRARVAARQHREAQRRKNALESSSLPTKLADCRSTDVDRTELFIVEGDSAMGTAKLARNSEFQALLPIRGKILNVQRASVGDMLKNAECASIIQVVGAGSGRTFDLDAARYGKIIFMADADSDGAHIRCLLATLFFRYMRPLVDAGRVFTAVPPLHRFELTNPRKGMEKFIYTYSDAEYQRKAAELTKRNLNFKEPQRYKGLGEMDADQLADTTMSPRHRTLRRMTVDDGLIAETTFEMLMGNEVAPRKEFIVDGAYRLDASAIDA; translated from the coding sequence GTGCCCAACACCAAGCCTGCCCCATCGGACCAACCGGGCCGGGAGAGTCGAGACTACGAGGCCCGCCATCTCCTCGTCCTCGAGGGCTTGGAGGCCGTACGCAAACGCCCAGCGATGTACATCGGCTCGACCGACACCCGCGGCCTGATGCACTGCCTGTGGGAGATCATCGACAATGCCGTCGACGAGGCCCTCGGCGGGTTCGGCCGTGAGATCAAGATCACCCTCGCCCGCGACGGCAGCATCTCGGTGCATGACCAGGCCCGGGGCATCCCGGTCGACGTCGAGCCCCGGACGGGACTGTCCGGCGTCGAGGTCGTCTTCACCAAGCTGCACGCCGGCGGGAAGTTCGGTGGTGGCTCCTACAACGCGACCGGCGGTCTGCACGGCGTCGGCTCGTCGGTGGTCAACGCGTTGTCCAGCCGGCTCGACGTCGAAGTGGACCGGGGCGGCACGACCTGGGGGATGTCGTTTCGGCGCGGTACGCCGGGCATCTTCGACGGCGATGGCCCGACGGCGAAGTTCACCCCCGGCAGTGGACTGCGCAAGGTCGGTCGCACCAAGAGGGGGGTGACCGGCACCCGAGTCCGCTATTGGCCGGATCGGCAGATCTTCCTCAAGGACGCTCAGCTCTCCCTGGACGACCTCTACAACCGGGCCCGCCAGACCAGCTTCCTGGTGCCCGGGCTGGCCTTGCAGGTCGACGACGAACGCAGCGCCGAAGTGACCACCGAACGCTTCCTGCACGAGGGCGGGATCGCGGAGTTCTGCGAGTTCCTGGCTCCTGACGAGGCCGTCACCGAGGTCGTTCGGCTACAGGGTCAGGACCGGTTCACCGAGACCGTGCCGATGCTCGACGACGCGGGGCACATGACCCCGACCGATGTCGAGCGCGACCTCGACATCGACATCGCGGTGCGCTGGGGGACCGGCTACGAGACGACCACGCGCTCGTACGTGAACATCATCGCCACCCCCAAGGGCGGCACCCATGTCGCTGGCTTCGAGCGCGCGCTGACGAGGTCGTTCAGCAACGCCCTGGAGGGCACCCGGCTGCTGAAGTCGGGGGAGGAGATCGTCAAGGACGATGTGCTGGAGGGGATGACCTCGGTCGTCACCGTACGGCTCGCCGAGCCGCAGTTCGAGGGCCAGACCAAGGAAGTGCTCGGCACGCCGCCGGTGGCCGGGTTGGTCGCCAAGGCCGTCAACCGGGAGCTGACCGCCTTCCTGACCTCGACCAAGGGGGCGACCAAGGCGCAGGCCCGGGCGGCGATGGAGAAGGTGGTCGGCGCCTCTCGGGCCCGGGTGGCAGCCCGGCAGCACCGCGAGGCGCAGCGGCGGAAGAATGCCCTGGAGTCGTCCTCGCTGCCGACGAAGCTGGCCGACTGCCGCAGCACCGATGTCGACCGGACCGAGCTGTTCATCGTGGAGGGCGACTCGGCGATGGGGACCGCCAAGCTGGCCCGCAACTCAGAGTTCCAGGCGCTGCTGCCCATCCGGGGGAAGATCCTCAATGTGCAGCGCGCCTCGGTCGGCGACATGCTCAAGAACGCCGAGTGCGCTTCGATCATCCAGGTGGTGGGGGCCGGCTCCGGTCGCACGTTCGACCTGGATGCGGCGCGCTACGGCAAGATCATCTTCATGGCCGACGCCGACTCCGACGGCGCCCATATCCGCTGCCTGCTGGCCACCTTGTTCTTCCGCTATATGCGGCCACTGGTCGATGCCGGCCGGGTGTTCACCGCGGTGCCGCCGCTGCACCGGTTCGAGCTGACCAACCCGCGCAAGGGCATGGAGAAGTTCATCTACACCTATTCCGACGCCGAATATCAGCGCAAGGCCGCCGAGCTGACCAAGCGGAACCTGAACTTCAAGGAGCCGCAGCGCTATAAGGGCCTGGGGGAGATGGATGCCGACCAGTTGGCTGACACGACGATGAGCCCGCGGCATCGGACGCTGCGTCGGATGACCGTGGACGACGGGCTGATCGCCGAGACCACCTTCGAGATGCTGATGGGCAATGAGGTGGCGCCGCGCAAGGAGTTCATCGTCGACGGTGCCTACCGGCTGGACGCCTCCGCCATCGACGCCTGA
- a CDS encoding fatty acid desaturase family protein, which yields MTQSYTALAQHVRTAGLNSRTRWFYGLLCAGLLLGLAGIATGVILLGHTWLQLLMAGALGVLLTQVAFVGHEASHRQVLASGPANDRVGWVLATVLVGISYSWWMNKHTRHHGNPNKLGKDPDIEVDTFSFVTEDAAGRRGLMAWFTRHQGVFFFPLLLLEGVNLHVKSVRSLWTNRQTKGQRLELTVLTLRFVIYLAAVFWFLPLGMAFAFLGIQLAVFGLYMGASFAPNHIGMPIVPRDVKLDFLSKQVRTSRNVSGGWWATVLMGGLNYQIEHHLFPSMPRPHLAAARRLVREHCRVADVPYAETNLIAAWGIVIRYLNEVGLAAKDTFRCPILGQLR from the coding sequence GTGACGCAGTCTTATACCGCGCTCGCTCAGCACGTGCGGACGGCGGGCCTGAACAGTCGTACGCGGTGGTTCTACGGGTTGCTGTGTGCCGGGTTGCTGCTCGGCCTAGCCGGCATCGCGACGGGGGTCATCCTGCTCGGCCACACATGGCTGCAACTGTTGATGGCCGGCGCTCTCGGGGTGCTGCTGACGCAGGTCGCGTTCGTCGGGCACGAGGCGTCGCATCGCCAGGTGTTGGCGTCGGGCCCCGCGAACGATCGAGTCGGCTGGGTGTTGGCGACGGTCCTCGTCGGCATCAGCTACTCGTGGTGGATGAACAAGCACACCCGCCACCACGGCAACCCGAACAAGCTGGGCAAGGATCCCGACATCGAGGTCGACACGTTCTCGTTCGTGACCGAGGACGCCGCAGGTCGACGTGGGTTGATGGCCTGGTTCACCCGCCATCAGGGCGTGTTCTTCTTCCCGTTGTTGCTGCTGGAGGGTGTGAACCTGCACGTGAAGTCGGTCCGTAGCCTCTGGACGAACCGCCAGACCAAAGGCCAGCGGCTCGAACTGACCGTGCTCACCCTTCGATTCGTGATCTATCTCGCCGCAGTCTTCTGGTTCCTGCCACTGGGAATGGCTTTTGCCTTTCTCGGCATCCAGCTCGCCGTCTTCGGGCTGTACATGGGCGCCTCGTTCGCGCCCAACCACATCGGGATGCCGATCGTGCCGCGGGACGTGAAGCTCGACTTCCTCAGCAAGCAGGTGCGCACCTCGCGGAACGTGTCAGGCGGCTGGTGGGCCACCGTGTTGATGGGTGGACTCAACTACCAGATCGAACACCACCTGTTCCCGAGCATGCCGCGGCCGCACCTGGCCGCAGCCCGACGACTGGTCCGCGAGCACTGCCGGGTGGCCGATGTGCCGTACGCCGAGACGAATCTCATTGCGGCCTGGGGGATCGTGATCCGCTACCTCAACGAGGTCGGGCTCGCCGCCAAGGACACCTTCCGCTGCCCGATCCTCGGCCAGCTGCGCTGA
- a CDS encoding PIN domain nuclease gives MTATRAWLIDKSALVRLPASPDQATWLNRIQRGLVTVTPLTMAELGFSTMSADDWTRLQHGPPLALMPLIGISPRAESRALEVQGLLAGRGRHRAVGVADLFIAAVAEDSGLTLLHVDKDFDLISEVTNQPVERLSGDF, from the coding sequence GTGACGGCGACCAGGGCGTGGCTGATCGACAAGTCTGCGCTCGTCCGGCTGCCCGCCTCGCCCGATCAGGCCACCTGGCTGAACAGGATCCAGCGTGGTTTGGTGACGGTGACGCCACTGACTATGGCTGAGCTCGGCTTCTCCACGATGAGCGCCGACGACTGGACGCGGCTGCAGCACGGTCCACCGCTCGCGCTGATGCCGTTGATAGGCATCAGCCCTCGCGCCGAGTCCCGCGCGCTGGAGGTTCAAGGTCTCTTGGCCGGTCGAGGTCGTCACCGTGCGGTCGGTGTCGCAGACCTGTTCATTGCCGCCGTTGCAGAGGATTCAGGGCTGACCCTCCTACACGTCGACAAGGACTTCGATCTCATCTCCGAGGTCACCAACCAGCCCGTCGAGCGCCTGAGCGGAGACTTCTAG
- the vapB gene encoding type II toxin-antitoxin system VapB family antitoxin, with the protein MTDVLIRNVDDEDLERIDALAAGQGLSRNELLRRETHEIARRHALSQVTLDDLQQVAELAKGVLDEDLMRRAWE; encoded by the coding sequence ATGACCGACGTGCTCATTCGCAATGTGGATGACGAGGATCTGGAACGCATTGACGCGCTGGCCGCAGGCCAAGGGCTGTCCCGCAACGAATTGCTGCGCCGCGAAACCCACGAGATCGCGAGACGGCACGCGCTGAGTCAAGTGACCCTCGATGATCTGCAGCAGGTCGCCGAACTCGCCAAGGGCGTCCTCGACGAGGACCTCATGCGACGAGCCTGGGAGTAG